The genomic interval GGATGCGCCCTATAACGATACCCTGCACGGCGGCCACGAAGCCCAGGACCGGGGCGGAGAATTTTACAAACAACTCAACGCCAAGGGCGAGTTTGCCACCTGCCTCGGTGCCAAAAAAAATGACCTGAAGGGCTTGCGCCTGCAATATCCCCAGTACAACAAGGACATGAAACGGGTCGTGGGAATGGAAGCGATGATCGAACAGTGCGCCGAAAAACAGGGCATGAAACTGGAAAATGGCAGCTATGACAATTCCGCCGTATCGATCTACATCGGCGCATTCAGTAACGGCATGCCTATCAAGATCAATGTTTCCAAAGGCCCTCTGAAAGAATCCTTTGAACATGGAAAGGAACTGTTCCATACCCGCGCCGGCTGGACCAACTTTGCCTGCGCTACCTGCCACGTTTCCCTGGTGGGCAAAAGCCTGCGCGGACAGACGCCCACCACCCACTTTGGCGACGCCTCCCACTGGCCTACCTATCGCACCAAGGACGAATTGCAATCGATGCATGTGCGCTTCACCGAATGCAACCGCAACGCCGGCATCCAGCCGCTCAAGATCGGCAGCCAGGAATATACGGACATTGAAGTATTCCTGACCGCACTGACGAACGGCTACCCTGTAGCACTGCCCAGTGCGCGGGATTGAGGAATTTACACCATGAAAACGAAAGGAAACGCCTCCATGAAACAAGACCGCAGAACATTTTTGAAAGGTGCTGGCGCCGCCGGTGCCGTAGCCCTTGCCGTTGCCGCCGGCCTGCTCAAGCCCGGCCAGGTGCTGGCCGCCGATTGGAACAAGAATGCCTTCGAGGCCAAGAGCGTTGCTGACGCACTCAAGGACATCAACGCCAGCGGCCCGGCCAAGAGTGCCGACATCCTGATCAAGTCCCCGGACATCGCAGAAAATGGCGCAGTGGTACCGGTCGAAGTAACCAGCAAAATCCCGGGCACCACTGACATCGCGATCATTTCGGAGCAGAACGTCAATCCGCTGATCGCCGAATTTGCCTTGGCCAACGGTGCGGAAGGCTTTGTTTCCACGCGCATCAAAATGGCCAAGACTTCCAATGTCACGGTGATCGTGAAGGCGGGCGGCAAAGTTTACACCGCCTCCAAGGAAGTGAAAGTGACCATCGGTGGCTGCGGCGGCTGATCGAAAACCACCGCCTGCCCGTTAACGAACTCAAGTAAAGGATATAAAAATGGCTGAACCAATGAAAATCCGCGCCCAAATGCAGGGCGATACGGCTGACATCAAAGTGCTGATGAACCACATCATGGAAACCGGCTTGCGCAAGGACGCCAAGACCGGCCAGATGATTCCTGCACATTTCATTCAGCAAGTGAATGTCACCGTGGGCGGCAAGACTGTTCTGGATGCGCAGTGGGGCTACGCTGTAGCCAAGAACCCCTTCCTCGGCTTCAAGGTCAAAGGCGCCAAGGCGGGCGAAAAAATCGTCGTGAACTGGGTTGACAACAAGGGCGACAAGCGCACTGACGAAGCCACCATTGCCTGAATACTGGGCGCGGCTTGTTGCATGGGCAGCTTTCCTGCAGAATTGACAGCATGAACAATCCAGCCCTCAAAGGAAACTGATCGTGCAGCGCCGCGCCTTTCTCGCCGCTGGCCTGGCTATTCCCGGTCTATTGCTGGGCCGGGAGGCCGGAACGGCGGAAAACATTCGCCTAGATACGCTCGGTAGCGGCGATATGTGCCGCACCCGGGTTGCACCGCCAGTTTTTCCGCGCGGGCCGGGCGATCTATCCTTCCAGGGCACCCACATCCTGGCCCAGGGCGCCTTTCGCGAACTGGCCGAGGTCTATCGCGGCCCTGCTGATGGGCGGCTGCATGTGGCGGGCGGCGGTTGCGATGATGGCATTGCCGGGGTGCTGCGCTTGCAGGTCGATTTGGGCGGCATGTGCTGCCCGGTGGAGAAATCCCGTGCCGTGGGTCTGCCTTGGTACCTTGTAGCGCGAGACATCAAGGTCGCCATTACCCATCCCACCAATCCGGTAACCGACATCAGCTTCGACGAACTGGCTGCCGCCGCTGCGGGCCGCATCTCCCGCTGGCGGGAACTTGGCGGCGAGGATCGTGCCATCGCTCTGGTGGTGCGCAATCATTGTCCGGATTATCTGGAGCCGGTGCGCGACCTGCTGCTGAAAAACAAACCTGCCTGGTCACCCAAAGGGCTGTTCGTCGATCGCGACGAGCAGATTGTCGATGCCGTCACCAGCTACCCCGGCAGCCTGGGCCTGGTGAGCTGGGTCTTTGCCAAGCCCTTGGCGGAGGCCGGCAAACTCAAGGTGCTCAAGTTGGAAGGGGTGCGGCCAGGCGCGCGGGCGGTTCGCGCTGGAAGCTATCGGCTGCACGGCCCACTTAACGTCATCTTCACACGCTGGCGAGCGCAATCCATGCGCCCCTTCTTCGATTTCCTCTACAGCGCGCGCGGTCTGAAAATCATGAACCGCGTCCTGGTGCCGGTGAGCGCCGAGGAGGCGGATTACCGGCCGGGGCGCTGGACATGATCTCCGGCCAGCGGCAAATTGACTTCCACTCGACCCGGCGCGCCGGGCAGGATGCTGATGTCGCCGCCATGGGCCTGGGCGATGGCCAGCGCACTGCCCAGCCCGAGCCCGTTGCCGCCGGGCTTGGTGGTGAAGAAAGGCTCGTACAGCCTTTCAAGCGCCTCGGGCGGAAAACCTGGCCCGCTGTCAGTAATCGTAATCCGTGCCCATCTATCGTCTGCGGCCAGGTTGACGGCGACCGGTCCGGCGGGGGCAGCCTGCCGGGCATTGTCCAGAAGATTGGCAAGCATCTGTTCCAGCTGGTAGGCATCGGTCTCCACCATAATGGGTGCTGCCGCCGGGGTGACGCTCAACGCCGTATCCGGCCAGGCCTTGCGCCAGCGGCTGGCGATTTCGGCCAGCAGTTCATTCAGGTCATGACGCGCGGACTTGAGGCGAACCGGGCGGCCATAATCCAGCAACATTTCTACGGTGCGCATGCAACGCTCGCTGTGATGTGCGATGAGCCGGCTGTCTTCCCGGATTTGAGCCGGCTGTTCCGCCGGCTGTTTTTCCATGAGCCTGGCCACATTGCGGATCACCGTCAGCGGATTGTTGATGTCGTGGGCCACCCGGGCGGCCATGCGTCCGATGTCCGAAAGGCGTTCCTGATGACGCATGCGCCGCTCCAGGTCGCGCAGCCGCGCCAGGTCGTCGCTCATGACGTTAAAAGCATTCACCAGCCGGGCGATTTCGTTGCGGCCATGAGATTGCAGGCGCGCGCCGAATTCGCCCCGGCCGACCGCGGACACGGCCTGGGTCAGCGCCCGCAAGGGCTTGAGCTGCCACCCCAGGAAAGCCGCAAGGGCAAACGTGAGCAACAGGCCGAACACCGCCATGATCCAGCCCAACAGACGTTTGACCTGAGACAGCGCCGGACCAACGCTATCCTGAACCGCGATTTCAAGCCACAACTTTTTACCGTTTCTTGTGGGCAACTCCACGCGCATCCGCTCCGCACCCGCACCGCCAGCCGCAGCCCGTACCGTCACTTCGCTGCCGGGCGGGAAGGCCGCATCCAGAAAAGGCTGCAATGGGCGAGCCAATTGCAGCACGGCATAGACCTGCCCCTCCCGCAAGAGGGGCGCGCTGGTCACCAGCCAGAGCGTCTGCCCCACCCAGCCTACCGCCACGCCGCGCTGGGCAGGGGGGGCCGATTGTACGCTGCCGGTGGCGGCTACAAGCTTGGCGGAGTTATTCCACAGACCCACGGATTCCAGCCGGAAGCTGTCAGCAATGCGCCGCACGGCAGCCTGCGGGTGTTCTTTTTCGCCATCGAGAAAGAGGTGATAGTAAGTGCTGTTCCTGAGTTCCGCATCGTCGGCGAGCAAGGTCGCAAGACCGGCCAGCTGGGCCAGTTGCCGTTCCACGACTGCTTTCGCCTGGACGCTGGCATAGGCAGTGCGCTGCTTGCGCAACTCATCGAATTTCTGGCTGACGAAGTGGTCGATGCCAAGAAACAGTGCCGCGCTCATCAGGGCAATGCTGAGTGTCAGCGCAACGAACATGCTGGCAAGCAGGGAATGCCGCAGCCCGGCGAGCCATTCTGGCAGCGCCACTGCCTTGGTTCGTGCAAGTGCAGGGTCGGGCGCGTGGGCTGGATGCAATGCTTTCATGGTGACAAGGGTTTCGCGCTATGAATTCGCCCAAGTTTAACGTATTCGCTGGTGCGGAACCAACGCCGGAAGAAAGCGCCACCCTGCGCATCCTGATTATAGAGGATGAGCCGGATGTCGCGCGCCTGCTCAAGCGGGTGATCGAAAGCTGCGGCGGGCACGAGGTGCGGCTGGAAGGCGTGCCGTCCGACGTGGCCGGCTGCCTGCGGGATTTCGCGCCGGACTTGGTGCTGACCGACCTGATGATGCCGGGCCTTGACGGCTTCGAGGTGATCCGCCAAGCCAAGGCCGTGGACGAAGACCTGCCGGTGGTGGTGGTCAGCGCTTTCGCCACCCTGGAGAACGCTGTCGAAGCGGTAAAGGCCGGCGCCTTCGATTTCCTCGCCAAGCCCTTCAGCCCCGAGTCAGTGGAACTCATGCTGGCCAAGGTGGCCCGCAACCGTCAGATGCGCGCCCGTGCCGCCAGTCTGTGCCGCCAGATGCAGGCGCGCGATGGCGACCTGGCTGCGCTGCTGGGCGAAAGCCGTGCCATGCAGAATCTGCGGATATGGATCTGCCGCGTGCGCGAACCCCGCACCAACGTCCTGATCGAAGGGGAAAGCGGTACCGGCAAGGAACTGGTGGCGCGCGCCATCCACGCCGGGCGCGGCCCCTTTGTCGCCATCAACATGGCGGCGATTCCCGACGAACTGGCCGAATCCGAGTTGTTCGGTCATCGCAAGGGTGCATTCACCGGTGCTGCCCGCGACCGCATCGGCTTGTTGCAAGAGGCGGGCAATGGCGTGCTATTCCTCGACGAGGTGAACGCCATGAGCCCGATGTTGCAGGCCAAGCTGTTGCGGGTGTTGCAGGAAAAAAGGATGCGCCCGGTGGGCGCCAACCAGGAGGTGGAACTGAATTTCCGCCTGCTCGCCGCCAGCAACCGGGAACTGGAGACGCTGATTGAAGCCGGCCAGTTCCGCCGCGACCTCTACCATAGACTCAACGTCCTCTCCGTACGATTGCCGCCCCTGCGCGAGCGGCGCGAGGACATCCCCCTGCTGGCCGAGCATTTCGTGCAGCGCTACGCGCGCGCCCATGGCCGCCGCCTGCGCCGGCTCGCGCCGGAGGCTGCGGCAGCGCTGATAGCGGCGGACTGGTCGGGCAACGTGCGGGAACTGGAGAATATTGTCGAGCAGGCGGTCATCCTCTGCCCGGAGGGCCGCACCGACCTGCCGCTTACCTCTCTTCCCGCCCGTCTGGGCGGCGAGGGCTGGCAACTGGACGCTGCGCCCGGCGTATCCCGTCCCGCCACCCTGGACGAAGTGGAACGGCAATACATCCTGAGCGTGCTCCGGCAAACCGGCGGCAACAAGGCCCAGGCCGCGCGCATCCTGAACATCGATTACAAGACACTGCTGCGCAAGTTGAGCGCGGCGGCAGAACCGGAAGCCGGATAGCATGACTGTTCCAGTTGTTTGTCGCT from Sulfurimicrobium lacus carries:
- the soxA gene encoding sulfur oxidation c-type cytochrome SoxA, which codes for MRKPIILASLALAAVAGSATAADKPYRDMIPFIDYSNPAASADAKHTNTYQYWKERDKLDPARVTSGQLNWTTNWKFMDAPYNDTLHGGHEAQDRGGEFYKQLNAKGEFATCLGAKKNDLKGLRLQYPQYNKDMKRVVGMEAMIEQCAEKQGMKLENGSYDNSAVSIYIGAFSNGMPIKINVSKGPLKESFEHGKELFHTRAGWTNFACATCHVSLVGKSLRGQTPTTHFGDASHWPTYRTKDELQSMHVRFTECNRNAGIQPLKIGSQEYTDIEVFLTALTNGYPVALPSARD
- the soxY gene encoding thiosulfate oxidation carrier protein SoxY, giving the protein MKQDRRTFLKGAGAAGAVALAVAAGLLKPGQVLAADWNKNAFEAKSVADALKDINASGPAKSADILIKSPDIAENGAVVPVEVTSKIPGTTDIAIISEQNVNPLIAEFALANGAEGFVSTRIKMAKTSNVTVIVKAGGKVYTASKEVKVTIGGCGG
- the soxZ gene encoding thiosulfate oxidation carrier complex protein SoxZ, whose product is MAEPMKIRAQMQGDTADIKVLMNHIMETGLRKDAKTGQMIPAHFIQQVNVTVGGKTVLDAQWGYAVAKNPFLGFKVKGAKAGEKIVVNWVDNKGDKRTDEATIA
- a CDS encoding substrate-binding domain-containing protein translates to MQRRAFLAAGLAIPGLLLGREAGTAENIRLDTLGSGDMCRTRVAPPVFPRGPGDLSFQGTHILAQGAFRELAEVYRGPADGRLHVAGGGCDDGIAGVLRLQVDLGGMCCPVEKSRAVGLPWYLVARDIKVAITHPTNPVTDISFDELAAAAAGRISRWRELGGEDRAIALVVRNHCPDYLEPVRDLLLKNKPAWSPKGLFVDRDEQIVDAVTSYPGSLGLVSWVFAKPLAEAGKLKVLKLEGVRPGARAVRAGSYRLHGPLNVIFTRWRAQSMRPFFDFLYSARGLKIMNRVLVPVSAEEADYRPGRWT
- a CDS encoding sensor histidine kinase, with the translated sequence MKALHPAHAPDPALARTKAVALPEWLAGLRHSLLASMFVALTLSIALMSAALFLGIDHFVSQKFDELRKQRTAYASVQAKAVVERQLAQLAGLATLLADDAELRNSTYYHLFLDGEKEHPQAAVRRIADSFRLESVGLWNNSAKLVAATGSVQSAPPAQRGVAVGWVGQTLWLVTSAPLLREGQVYAVLQLARPLQPFLDAAFPPGSEVTVRAAAGGAGAERMRVELPTRNGKKLWLEIAVQDSVGPALSQVKRLLGWIMAVFGLLLTFALAAFLGWQLKPLRALTQAVSAVGRGEFGARLQSHGRNEIARLVNAFNVMSDDLARLRDLERRMRHQERLSDIGRMAARVAHDINNPLTVIRNVARLMEKQPAEQPAQIREDSRLIAHHSERCMRTVEMLLDYGRPVRLKSARHDLNELLAEIASRWRKAWPDTALSVTPAAAPIMVETDAYQLEQMLANLLDNARQAAPAGPVAVNLAADDRWARITITDSGPGFPPEALERLYEPFFTTKPGGNGLGLGSALAIAQAHGGDISILPGAPGRVEVNLPLAGDHVQRPGR
- a CDS encoding sigma-54-dependent transcriptional regulator, which translates into the protein MNSPKFNVFAGAEPTPEESATLRILIIEDEPDVARLLKRVIESCGGHEVRLEGVPSDVAGCLRDFAPDLVLTDLMMPGLDGFEVIRQAKAVDEDLPVVVVSAFATLENAVEAVKAGAFDFLAKPFSPESVELMLAKVARNRQMRARAASLCRQMQARDGDLAALLGESRAMQNLRIWICRVREPRTNVLIEGESGTGKELVARAIHAGRGPFVAINMAAIPDELAESELFGHRKGAFTGAARDRIGLLQEAGNGVLFLDEVNAMSPMLQAKLLRVLQEKRMRPVGANQEVELNFRLLAASNRELETLIEAGQFRRDLYHRLNVLSVRLPPLRERREDIPLLAEHFVQRYARAHGRRLRRLAPEAAAALIAADWSGNVRELENIVEQAVILCPEGRTDLPLTSLPARLGGEGWQLDAAPGVSRPATLDEVERQYILSVLRQTGGNKAQAARILNIDYKTLLRKLSAAAEPEAG